Genomic segment of Geovibrio ferrireducens:
GTTCTGTCAGCGGAGCAACAACGGTGACATCCGCAAACTCAGACAAGGCAAGGTAAAGCTGATATATGCCGTCAGAGTAGATTCCGTCATCATTGGTAAGCAGAATTTTCATAAATCACCCGTAGTTTGCGGCATATGTTTTAAACACACGCCACATTTAACCATACATGAAGCGGGGATATTTTTCAAGCGGGTCAATTGTTAGGAAAATTATATAAGCACAAAGTTCAAAGCTGTTCCGCAGGGCGCATAACCACTTCAATATCGGCTGGTTTCCCCCAGTAAACAGACGAGGTCACCGCAACATCTATCCCTGTGCGGGCATATTCCTCAGCGTTTGAGGCATTTACCCCCCCTGCGGCGGCTATGACTATACCGGGGTATTCGGCCTTTATCAGCTTCACCCATTCACCGAGGGTTTCAGGTTTAACTTTATCAAACTGAATGTTGCCCGCTCCGGCTCTGGCGGCTCTGAGTGCCGCATCAAGGGAATCCGCCTCCACGGCAGGCTTTTTTTCGGGCAGGTGTGCGCATGCTTTTTCAAAGGCGGCATAAGCCTCAGCTTCGGATTTGAAAAAAACGGTGTGGTTCTCAAACAGCAGGAAAGTTTCGGAAAGACCAAGCCTGTGCGGAACAGCCCCCCCTGCCTCAACTGCGTTCATGCAGATTGTCTTCGCTCCGGGGAGGCTTTTGCGGGTACAGGCAACAACAACTGCGGGGTTCCCTCTTTTCGCACTGTCCACAACTTCCCTTGTCCGGGTGGCTATGCCGGAGGCATATTCCATTATATTCTGAGACACCTTCCAGCCTGTATGAAGCTGCCCGGCTGTCCCGGCGGCTATCATAAACAATGTTCCGGCCTTTACCCTGCTTCCGCTGGGAAAAAGCACTTCCGGCTCCGCCCCGGCTTTTCTGAGCACGTCGCAGGCCTCCGCCACACCGCCCAGAACACAGTCAAACCGTGCCCTGAACTCCATTATGCCTTTTATGCGTGAAATGCCCATGGCTTCGGTTGTTATATCCCCGTAGGGCACGTCTTCTGTCAGTATTCTTTCAATAAGATAGTCGTAAATAATCAAAACACGCCTCCTTCAGGCACGGTCTCTAAAGGGCGGAGAGCTTTTTCAGCGAGAAAAACACCGCCAGAGATATGCTTCCCAGAAGTATACAGAGAAAAGCCGCTCCGGTAAAGTCGGCATCCATCACGGAGTTATATATTTCAAGGGAAACAGTGTTGGTTTTGCCTATGATGTTGCCGCCAACCATCAGGGTTATGCCTACTTCGCCCAGACTTCTCCCCGCTGCAAGGATGAGCCCCGCACCGAGGCTGCGCCTTACGGAGGGGACCACCACAAGAAAAAAAGTCTGAAACTCTGTTTTCCCCAGAGTTCTGGCGGCTTCGGCGAGTTTCAGCACCTCCCGCTCAATTGCGGACTGAACAGGCTTCACCACAAGGGGCAGACCTGCTATAAATGCGGCTGTGATTACCCCTTTTTCGGTAAATATAATGTCAGGTGTGACGGCGCCGCCCGTAAGTGAGGCTATGAGTCCGTTGCGGCCTAAAAGATAGAGCAGTATAAAACCCGTACCTACCGGGGGAAACACAAGAGGAAGAGTCACCAGAAAATCAACAAACCCGGCAAATATCCCTTTTCTTTTACCAAGATAGTAGCCGAGCATAAGCCCCGCCGCGCAGTGGAGCACCAGCACGGCAAGGCATGTTCTTGCGGTAAGCAGAATACTGAAAACTATGTTTTCGTCATTCAGTATATCGATCATAATCCGTGTTTTTTGGCTATTTTAGCAGACTCGGCATCGGCGAAACAGCTTTTCAGTCTGAGCGCGGCGGCGCTGCCCTCGCTCTCTTTAAGAAAAGCAGCAACTATGGGGATCTCTGCGTAGCCTTCGTTTATCTCTATATAACCGCCGATTTTATCAGCTATACCCATAGTGTCCGTGAGGTTTGAGAACCCCGCGTCCACCTCTCCGGCTGCGATGTATGAGTTAACCTGCGGAACAGTGGCAACAACAACCAGCTTCTCCTTAACCTTGACAGCAAGACCTGAACTTGCCAGATACTGAGTTCCGGCTATGCCGTATATGGCGTTTTCGGTATTGGGAATGGCCAGACGCTTTATTTTGTCTGCGGTTATTTCATCAGCGGAAGCAATCTCAATACCTTTTCTCCATGCAAGGACAAGCTTGCCTTTGCCTATGGGCTGAAAATCGCTTATATCAAGCTTTGCTTTTGTGAAAAAGTTTTTATCACCCACAACAACAGGAATCAGCCCGCTTGCCTTAACCTGCGCAATAACCTGACCGAGGTTGCCGAAGGACATATTCACTTTTATGCCTTCCTTTTTTTCGCAGTATGCTGCCATTTCGGTCACAAGCTTTCTGTAACCCGCACCTGCTGCCACTGTTACTTCATCCGCGGCAAAAGCCCCTGCGGCCATAACGAAAACAACTGTGATTACTATAAGTTTCTTAAGCATCAATAACCTCCTGAATATTATAATGAACACTCCCCGCCTCATTGCAAACACAGTAAAAACACTCACGGCGCAAGCATTTGAGATGCTTCACTCTGTTCAGCATGACGAGGAACAGCATTTGCTCTAAGACACCCTCAGCCGCCTGTTGGGGGTGACAAACTTTTTGGTGAACTGGGCGGAGCAGTAAGGGCATACTTCTTTTTCCGGTTTATGGAAAATTTCGTTTACAGTGCCGCATGAAACAGCTTTGCCGCCTTTGAGCACCACAACATAATCAGCAAGGCGTATCATTTCATCGTATGAGTGAGTCACAAGAATAACAGGGATGCCGCTTGCCGCAGGCAGTCTGCCGATGAATGGAATAAGCTCCTCTTTTCTCTCAGAATCCAGAGAACTCATAGGCTCGTCCATAAGCATAATTTCCGGATTTGAAAGCAGCGCACGGCCTATGGCGACCCTCTGCGCCTCACCGCCGGAGAGAAAAACAGGCTTTCGCTTAAGCAGATGTCCTATGCCCAGAAGCCTCACAGTTTCCTCAAACCCAAGGGAGGATTCGCCTTTTCTGCTGGCAAAGAGAAGGTTTTTCTTAACCGAAAGGTAAGGAAACAGGCGCTTATCCTGAAAGATGCAGCCGCATCTGCGCCTTTCAGGGAGCAGATTCAGCTTTTCGCCGGAATCAAAGAAGGTTTTGCCGTTTACGGATATATGCCCGCTGTCCGGAGTGAGAAGACCCGAAATCATATTGATGAGGCTGGTTTTCCCCGCACCGGAATGACCGTAGAAAACAGTGATTCCTGTCCGCGGAATACTGATATTAACATCTATAAATGTCTGCCCAAGCTGCTTCTTTACGTTAATTTCCAGCATGCCCCGCCTCCGGACAGCAGAATATTGTCCGTAATTAAACGGCACAGCATTCTGTTATAATTTTTTAAAGGGATTAGTCGTTTACGCCTATAATGACAGAAGAAGCCTTGAACGCTCCTGATATTTTGCTGCCCTTTTTAATGCCGAGCGAGGCGAGTGATTCTTTGGTGATTACACCCGTCAGCTCACTTCCGCCTTCAAGTTTTATTGTTACAAAGGCGTTTACCTCTCCGGCATCCAGTTCCCCGACTGTGCCGGTAAGGAAGTTTCTCACACTGAGCTTATCCTTAACGGCAGGGTCAGCGATTATAACTGAGGAAGCTTTTATCATGGCGAAAGCCTCGCCTCCGACCT
This window contains:
- the modD gene encoding ModD protein encodes the protein MIIYDYLIERILTEDVPYGDITTEAMGISRIKGIMEFRARFDCVLGGVAEACDVLRKAGAEPEVLFPSGSRVKAGTLFMIAAGTAGQLHTGWKVSQNIMEYASGIATRTREVVDSAKRGNPAVVVACTRKSLPGAKTICMNAVEAGGAVPHRLGLSETFLLFENHTVFFKSEAEAYAAFEKACAHLPEKKPAVEADSLDAALRAARAGAGNIQFDKVKPETLGEWVKLIKAEYPGIVIAAAGGVNASNAEEYARTGIDVAVTSSVYWGKPADIEVVMRPAEQL
- a CDS encoding molybdate ABC transporter permease subunit, which codes for MIDILNDENIVFSILLTARTCLAVLVLHCAAGLMLGYYLGKRKGIFAGFVDFLVTLPLVFPPVGTGFILLYLLGRNGLIASLTGGAVTPDIIFTEKGVITAAFIAGLPLVVKPVQSAIEREVLKLAEAARTLGKTEFQTFFLVVVPSVRRSLGAGLILAAGRSLGEVGITLMVGGNIIGKTNTVSLEIYNSVMDADFTGAAFLCILLGSISLAVFFSLKKLSAL
- a CDS encoding molybdate ABC transporter substrate-binding protein produces the protein MLKKLIVITVVFVMAAGAFAADEVTVAAGAGYRKLVTEMAAYCEKKEGIKVNMSFGNLGQVIAQVKASGLIPVVVGDKNFFTKAKLDISDFQPIGKGKLVLAWRKGIEIASADEITADKIKRLAIPNTENAIYGIAGTQYLASSGLAVKVKEKLVVVATVPQVNSYIAAGEVDAGFSNLTDTMGIADKIGGYIEINEGYAEIPIVAAFLKESEGSAAALRLKSCFADAESAKIAKKHGL
- a CDS encoding molybdenum ABC transporter ATP-binding protein, which gives rise to MLEINVKKQLGQTFIDVNISIPRTGITVFYGHSGAGKTSLINMISGLLTPDSGHISVNGKTFFDSGEKLNLLPERRRCGCIFQDKRLFPYLSVKKNLLFASRKGESSLGFEETVRLLGIGHLLKRKPVFLSGGEAQRVAIGRALLSNPEIMLMDEPMSSLDSERKEELIPFIGRLPAASGIPVILVTHSYDEMIRLADYVVVLKGGKAVSCGTVNEIFHKPEKEVCPYCSAQFTKKFVTPNRRLRVS